A portion of the Podospora pseudoanserina strain CBS 124.78 chromosome 2, whole genome shotgun sequence genome contains these proteins:
- a CDS encoding hypothetical protein (EggNog:ENOG503P1BU; COG:S) — MASWYSSLLTNASTNITKLQRTYFAGESDGDTEDDTHVCRVLRNYYTEKGSPFPSWLPPDPKAPPPQQPVLAQQQQGRYGGFNNQAGPGGSQTRLNSLWDNNKGGQQQGQVASSRNPFAAGGQAVQQDNRPQVQSLRTGGSYQGGGRPDGMSPTGSAASGTSAQEKLKQRLWGGGARTTSPNAAGPFQPPAPQQQQQAPPPQQGRRGWGGAAAPEGGYSSRRDERPVMSANAPWADGGFDSPSGGGGGGGGGRSYGLPSGPRGGLPSGPRPR, encoded by the coding sequence ATGGCCTCATGGTACAGCTCCCTCCTGACCAACGCGTCCacaaacatcaccaagctccaGCGAACCTACTTCGCGGGCGAATCCGACGGCGACACCGAAGACGACACGCATGTCTGCCGCGTCTTGAGAAACTACTACACCGAAAAAGGCAGCCCCTTCCCCAGCTGGCTGCCCCCCGACCCGAaggctcctccaccgcaacaACCTGTTttggcgcagcagcagcagggcagATATGGCGGGTTTAACAACCAGGCTGGACCGGGAGGGTCGCAGACGAGATTGAATAGTCTGTGGGATAACAACAAGGGCGGTCAGCAGCAGGGACAGGTTGCGAGCAGTAGGAACCcatttgctgctgggggacAGGCGGTGCAGCAGGATAATAGGCCGCAGGTGCAGAGTTTGAGGACAGGGGGGAGCTatcaggggggtgggaggccGGATGGTATGTCACCCACAGGAAGCGCGGCGAGTGGGACGAGCGCGCAAGAAAAGTTGAAGCAGAggctttgggggggaggtgcaAGGACTACGAGCCCGAATGCGGCGGGGCCTTTCCAACCGCCggctcctcagcagcaacagcaggcgCCACCTCCACAGCAAGGTagacgggggtggggaggggctgctgctccggAGGGGGGGTATTCTAGTAGGCGGGACGAGAGGCCGGTTATGAGTGCGAATGCGCCGTGGGCGGATGGGGGTTTTGATTCTCCttctggcggcggcggcggtggtggtggagggaggagttaTGGTTTGCCGAGCGGACCAAGGGGAGGGTTGCCAAGTGGTCCTCGACCGagatga
- the GYP7 gene encoding GTPase activating protein (COG:T; BUSCO:EOG09260N53; EggNog:ENOG503NW9F), with translation MTRVTKMTSPSFPNSQPPSADSHSTISISTSTSTSNISHSEIPPRPSSPSGSLYAMSDDEESDYNTITHTETGRGVKLLFSKSKVYVHPTPSAKDNIPGYIALLQQKASSGLTRPTSSSSKASIRSSDLLLAWVPESQLGDSASIYVKVDLCDGGSPPKQSYLVPPPPTVTTHRGSVGSYAFAIPVSAVYSLLVRPPSLGWWYGSVIINSRAGDSFPALFFHDNECQSTLLKRKQRARETFDPFGEGGEMFWGGDEVLRWLRRYVEIERSAAEPNVYLVEPSQEDLEGFGGKVTAGGRAGLAVGGGVPGPSSLRDRSKDGGMDPFTKFIKETGWNIMEKFSKVTTFTRQAAQDVLDNPRIPPQMRRLMKNPEVQTLQEEFDSARIYLARWAMGIAEQSERDRSQRIWTAREVMELEDTDVGEFELLDSTNSLTLEQMRKPVTLSEWRKLFDPRTGRLSVTVDEVKERVFHGGLNPDDGVRKEAWLFLLGVYDWYSTADERKAQAASLRDAYIKLKGSWWERQIDQGGEGEDGEWWREQRARIEKDVHRTDRNVPIFAGEDIPHPDPESPFAEVGTNVHMEQLKDMLLTYNEYNKDLGYVQGMSDLLAPIYAILQDDAMAFWGFKCFMDRMERNFLRDQSGMRAQLLALDHLVQFMDPKLYEHLRSADSTNFFFFFRMLLVWYKREFDWPDVLRLWEGLWTDYLSSSFHLFVALAILEKHRDVIMTHLKHFDEVLKYINELSGTMDLESTLIRAEALFKRFQRLVEAVDRKGHFPAPKRVPTQPAGDGTASGSNTAATPASPQSNTNANEQNSNSLNNNGKGREQVEKVISPELRKLLKREVEVLPRRDVATSSKNGGK, from the exons ATGACCAGGGTTACAAAGATGACGTCGCCGTCATTCCCAAActctcaaccaccatcagcagACTCCCACTCCACCATTTCCatttccacctccacctccacctccaacattTCCCACTCAGAAATCCCTCCGCGTCCGTCTTCTCCCTCAGGAAGCCTCTACGCAATgtccgacgacgaagaatCCGactacaacaccatcacccacacCGAAACCGGCCGCGGCGTGAAGCTCCTCTTTTCAAAGTCCAAAGTCTACGTTCACCCTACACCTTCGGCCAAGGACAATATCCCGGGGTACATTGCCCTCTTGCAGCAAAAAGCCTCCTCCGGCCTTACCCGCCCGACGAGTTCCTCCTCAAAAGCCTCGATTCGCTCCTCGGATTTGCTGCTCGCATGGGTGCCTGAATCTCAACTGGGGGACTCGGCCTCGATTTATGTCAAGGTTGACCTCTGCGATGGGggctcccccccaaaacaatCATACCTGGTGCCGCCTCCCCCGACGGTGACTACCCACCGGGGTTCGGTAGGGAGCTATGCGTTTGCTATTCCCGTGTCGGCAGTGTACTCGCTGCTTGTCCGTCCGCCAagcttggggtggtggtatgGGAGCGTGATTATCAACTCGAGGGCCGGTGATTCTTTTCCGGCCTTGTTTTTTCACGACAATGAATGCCAGAGCACGTTGCTGAAGAGGAAACAGCGGGCTAGGGAGACATTTGATCCTTTTGGCGAAGGAGGGGAAATGttttggggtggggatgaggtgctgaggtggttgaggaggtatGTTGAGATTGAGAGGAGTGCGGCGGAGCCGAATGTGTACTTGGTCGAGCCGAGCCAGGAGGATctggaggggtttggggggaaggTTACTGCCGGTGGGAGGGCAGGGCTGGCGGTAGGGGGTGGGGTGCCTGGACCGTCGAGTTTGAGGGATAGAAGCaaggatggggggatggatCCCTTTACGAAGTTTATCAAAGAGACGGGGTGGAATATTATGGAAAAGTTCAGCAAAGTGACGACTTTTACGAGGCAAGCAGCGCAGGATGTGCTTGATAACCCGAGGATTCCGCCacagatgaggaggttgatgaagaacCCCGAGGTTCAGACGCTGCAGGAGGAGTTTGATAGTGCGAGGATATACCTGGCGAGGTGGGCGATGGGAATTGCGGAACAGAGCGAGAGGGATAGAAGCCAGAGGATATGGActgcgagggaggtgatggagttggaggatACAGATGTCGGAGAGTTTGAGCTGCTGGATAGCACGAATAGTCTCACGCTGGAGCAGATGAGGAAGCCAGTTACGCTGAGCGAGTGGAGGAAGCTTTTCGATCCACGAACTGGACGGTTATCAGTGACGGTGGATGAAGTCAAGGAGAGGGTGTTCCATGGTGGATTGAACCCCGATGATGGCGTGCGCAAGGAGGCTTGGTTGTTCTTGCTTGGTGTGTACGATTGGTATAGTACAGCCGATGAGCGAAAGGCTCAGGCTGCCTCGCTTAGAGATGCGTATATCAAGCTGAAGGGCAGCTGGTGGGAGCGCCAGATCGACcagggcggtgagggtgaagatggagagtggtggagggagcAGCGGGCTAGGATAGAAAAGGATGTCCACCGCACCGACCGCAATGTCCCGATCTTTGCTGGCGAAGacatcccccatcccgaTCCAGAGTCTCCCTTCGCCGAAGTCGGCACCAATGTTCACATGGAGCAACTCAAGGACATGCTCCTCACCTACAACGAATACAACAAAGACCTCGGCTACGTGCAAGGCATGTCGGATCTTCTTGCCCCCATTTACGCCATTCTTCAAGACGACGCCATGGCCTTTTGGGGATTCAAGTGCTTCATGGACAGGATGGAGCGCAACTTTTTGCGTGATCAGTCTGGCATGCGGGCTCAGTTGTTGGCTCTTGACCACCTGGTTCAGTTCATGGACCCCAAGCTGTATGAACACCTCCGTTCGGCGGACAGCACcaactttttcttcttcttccggATGCTGCTCGTGTGGTACAAGCGCGAGTTTGACTGGCCGGATGTGCTGCGGTTGTGGGAGGGTTTGTGGACGGATTATTTGAGCAGTAGCTTTCATCTGTTTGTGGCGCTTGCGATTCTGGAGAAGCACAGGGATGTGATCATGACGCATTTGAAGCATTTTGATGAGGTGTTGAAATATA TTAATGAACTCTCTGGTACAATGGACCTTGAGTCAACTCTGATCCGCGCAGAAGCTCTGTTCAAGCGGTTCCAGAGGCTagtggaggcggtggacaGGAAGGGTCACTTTCCTGCGCCCAAGAGGGTGCCCACACAGCCAGCAGGAGACGGTACTGCTTCTGGTTCAAATACTGCTGCGACGCCTGCTTCGCCGCAGAGCAACACGAACGCGAATGAACAAAACAGTAACAGCCTGAATAACAATGGAAAGGGTAGGGAACAAGTGGAGAAGGTTATCTCGCCGGAGCTGAGGAagttgttgaagagagagGTGGAAGTGCTGCCTAGACGGGACGTGGCTACGAGTAGCAAGAACGGGGGGAAGTGA